A portion of the Aricia agestis chromosome 1, ilAriAges1.1, whole genome shotgun sequence genome contains these proteins:
- the LOC121731483 gene encoding uncharacterized protein LOC121731483, producing MKKLDRKHAMARPIPELDLRNLSARDLPKDDNILDIEAVNRRPKKSTTHLLFGAFSGWISGVVVTKLSKISAFGLGGGVILLYFASELGYIKVNWDRIMEAVSHTQDKINSVHDFARRNSCFSVGFVGGFFFGMSMISKIEEISSLDIYEKRKRLRRLKYLTNRENKSTVSPKTEVKKVQDSGRNIITPDKMKTEIYKELTRIKVNIDDESSGTDSDYAEDEIEEYKSIITQYGKCTRNLEAQDNSNKAEFLAIFKLATQAQYKEKILDRQERILRKDAVVSAYIAAGRLDCISIEEPSKENKENKENHNYSYKERKVILEENTSNQKIKQSFLTNLHLTRVTEKSKADYEAIWEEIVKERKRRGHPMKTNSSLKLPKLEKSLSEIDTNDQLQILTEIKKHVTDNNNLIKKRIDSFCCNGESIKILAEKNISELSRLSKMADRSVKLFSGQDTKKRDLNPGFDSENIQGTCKFYPDINIPNVSKIISLKSEQTTCTVLSAPATSMDEPSNCAAGVDDVPHVELQRTQDFACQVDEPASWPGVDALVKMYKEHDIARKKEMAELHKRNTQLRVESAHITRAASRDSDRARHLLTERRNLASEEHTVRTSLQWLYSIVDLVRNYEEKKC from the exons atgaaaaaacttGATAGAAAACATGCTATGGCCAGACCGATACCAGAATTGGACTTGCGAAATTTGTCTGCTAGAGATTTGCCAAAGGACGACAATATCTTAGATATAGAGGCTGTGAACAGGAGGCCTAAGAAAAGCACTACACACTTGCTGTTTGGTGCATTCAGTGGCTGGATTTCAGGTGTTGTTGTAACGAAATTAAGCAAAATCTCTGCATTCGGTCTGGGTGGAGGCGTTATTCTTCTGTACTTTGCCAGTGAGTTAGGTTATATAAAAGTAAACTGGGACCGCATCATGGAAGCTGTAAGCCACACTCAGGACAAAATAAACAGTGTCCACGATTTTGCTAGAAGAAACAGTTGCTTTTCAGTTGGTTTCGTCGGTGGATTCTTCTTCGGAATGTCCATGATAT CAAAAATTGAAGAAATAAGCTCTTTGGACATATATGAAAAACGTAAACGACTACGAcgcttaaaatatttaacaaatcGTGAAAATAAAAGTACAGTATCACCTAAGACTGAAGTCAAGAAAGTTCAAGATAGCGGCCGCAACATTATTACACCGGATAAAATGAAAACCGAAATTTACAAAGAACTAACGAGGATTAAAGTTAATATTGATGATGAAAGTAGCGGCACTGATAGTGACTATGCTGAAGATGAAATTGAAGAATATAAATCAATTATTACGCAATATGGAAAATGTACTAGAAATCTAGAGGCACAAGATAATTCTAACAAAGCAgaatttttagcaatatttaaATTAGCGACGCAGGCTcaatataaag AAAAAATATTGGATCGCCAAGAAAGAATATTAAGAAAGGACGCTGTAGTGTCAGCGTATATTGCAGCTGGACGATTAGATTGTATCTCAATTGAAGAACCTTCAAaagaaaataaggaaaataaagaaaaccaTAACTATAGTTACAAAGAACGAAAGGTTATTCTAGAAGAGAACACCAGTAACCAAAagataaaacaaagttttttaaCTAATTTGCATTTAACACGCGTCACAGAAAAAAGTAAAGCAG ATTACGAGGCTATTTGGGAAGAAATTGTTAAAGAGCGGAAAAGAAGAGGGCATCCTATGAAAACAAATTCATCGTTGAAATTGCCGAAACTTGAAAAGTCCTTATCGGAAATAGATACAAACGATCAATTGCAAATCCTTACAGAAATAAAGAAGCATGTTACCGATAACAATAATTTGATAAAGAAAAGAATAGATTCATTTTGCTGCAACGGTGAAAGCATTAAAATTCTCGCAGAAAAGAATATTTCAGAGCTAAGTCGCCTTTCGAAGATGGCCGATAGAAGCGTCAAACTATTTAGCGGACAAGATACAAAGAAAAGAGATCTAAATCCGGGTTTCGATAGTGAGAACATTCAAGGCACTTGTAAATTTTATCCAGACATAAACATTCCAAATgtttcaaaaataatatcacTGAAGTCTGAGCAAACGACTTGCACAGTTTTGAGTGCGCCGGCGACATCTATGGACGAGCCCAGTAACTGTGCTGCCGGTGTGGATGACGTACCCCACGTAGAATTACAGAGAACACAAGACTTCGCATGCCAAGTTGATGAGCCCGCTTCATGGCCAGGAGTAGATGCTTTGgtcaaaatgtataaagaaCATGACATAG CACGCAAGAAAGAAATGGCAGAGCTCCACAAGAGAAACACGCAGCTGCGGGTGGAGTCAGCTCACATCACGCGCGCGGCGTCACGTGACTCCGACCGCGCCCGCCATCTGTTGACGGAGAGACGCAACTTGGCCAGCGAGGAGCACACTGTCCGGACCTCCCTGCAGTGGCTCTACTCAATCGTCGATCTAGTACGAAACTACGAAGAAAAGAAGTGCTGA